In Grus americana isolate bGruAme1 chromosome 19, bGruAme1.mat, whole genome shotgun sequence, the following are encoded in one genomic region:
- the LOC129215304 gene encoding C-C motif chemokine 4 homolog: MKVSVAALAILIAVFCYQTSAAPIGSDPPTSCCFSYTSRQLPRNFVVEYYETNSQCPQPAVVFVTKKGRQVCANPEQDWVQQYVNDLELN, translated from the exons ATGAAGGTCTCTGTGGCCGCCCTTGCCATTCTCATCGCTGTCTTCTGCTACCAGACCTCCGCTGCGCCAA TTGGCTCCGACCCACCgacctcctgctgcttctcctacACCTCCCGACAGCTGCCCCGCAACTTCGTGGTGGAGTACTATGAGACCAACAGCCAGTGCCCTCAGCCAGCCGTCGT GTTCGTCACCAAGAAGGGTCGCCAAGTCTGCGCCAACCCCGAGCAGGACTGGGTCCAGCAGTACGTGAACGACCTGGAGCTGAACTGA